GCGCGCCGTCCCGGGGACCACGTCGTCAGCCGCGATGAGGTAGCCTTCCCTGCGCCAGGCGCTTGCCGCCAGCACCACCTCGCAGGCGCTTGCCTCCGGCCCGTGCTCGGTCACCTCGACCACCGTCCGGCCCGGGCAGGAGGCAATCCCGCGGAGCACCCCGGGCCCGGCCAGGAACGACGGAACGGTGAGGTTGAGTAAAAGAAGACCGCCGCCGCGGAACGCGCGCACGGCCGCCCGGCAGG
This is a stretch of genomic DNA from Bacillota bacterium. It encodes these proteins:
- a CDS encoding EAL domain-containing protein, whose amino-acid sequence is CRAAVRAFRGGGLLLLNLTVPSFLAGPGVLRGIASCPGRTVVEVTEHGPEASACEVVLAASAWRREGYLIAADDVVPGTARFGALAAAAPEFVKVARGVVAEAAGSLRAVRVLAEVTARAARWGGRMVAEGIETAEELERVRSAGIGLGQGYLLGGPAAA